In Chloracidobacterium sp., the following proteins share a genomic window:
- a CDS encoding class I SAM-dependent methyltransferase has protein sequence MNSDLEKRRERVRELQEEFAARGDVMGWFDALYREAAGDNEVIPWADLEPNSYFRQWAQANGLKGNGRRALVVGCGLGDDAKYLHDLGFKVTAFDLSPTAIEWAKKLYGEADIQFEAADLFHPFGDWLGAFDFVLEIYTIQPLPLEMRPQVIDAIAAFVADGGELVVVTRGRGDDEEPDTVPWPCSRRDLSRFSENGLVEVDLVEMPPENEDEPPRFVARYRRQR, from the coding sequence ATGAATTCAGACCTTGAAAAACGACGCGAACGCGTTCGCGAACTGCAAGAGGAGTTTGCGGCCCGTGGCGATGTAATGGGCTGGTTTGACGCGCTCTACAGGGAGGCCGCGGGCGACAACGAGGTCATACCGTGGGCAGACCTCGAGCCGAACAGCTACTTTCGGCAGTGGGCCCAGGCCAATGGCTTAAAGGGCAATGGCCGGAGAGCACTCGTTGTTGGATGCGGGCTCGGCGACGATGCGAAATATCTGCACGATCTTGGATTTAAGGTCACCGCTTTCGACCTCTCGCCGACGGCGATCGAATGGGCAAAGAAACTTTACGGAGAGGCGGATATTCAGTTTGAGGCCGCCGACCTTTTCCATCCGTTCGGCGATTGGCTCGGGGCTTTTGATTTCGTATTGGAGATCTACACTATACAGCCGCTCCCGCTCGAGATGCGGCCGCAGGTGATCGATGCGATAGCGGCATTTGTCGCTGATGGCGGCGAATTGGTCGTTGTCACTCGCGGCCGGGGCGATGATGAGGAACCTGATACTGTGCCGTGGCCGTGCTCACGGCGAGACCTTTCCCGGTTCAGTGAAAACGGACTTGTTGAGGTTGATCTCGTTGAAATGCCGCCTGAGAATGAGGATGAGCCGCCGAGGTTTGTCGCCAGATATCGCCGCCAGAGGTAA
- a CDS encoding multicopper oxidase domain-containing protein, protein MKRRDFVKLTGAAGAALFSGRPTFGSLAGRTAVVPDVIINLRAVVSTVSLLPGTPTSVWRYEGEVVQGTPQNLQPIPGSFLGPTIRVHRGQRIRINFTNYLPEMTLMHWHGLHVPEEMDAHPRFTVEPGASYVYEFTVMNRAGTYWYHPHPDMRTAVQVYRGLAGLFIVTDDEEQALGLPSGEAEIPIVLQDRLFAQDNQFVYQPITMVGFLGDRVLANGNMARSVDVASRAYRLRFLNGSNSRFYKLAWSDGTPMTVIASDGGLLEAPVERPYLILSPGERYEVIADFRNFPLRRNRRLVSQAFSPMGNMGNGGAALPNGAAFPIMSFRVRRRVADNFVLPPTLSAITRYRLKDAVNAADPRTFPITFHPGMFMLNGGMFEMNEVAANENVALNTLEVWDIPNQSGTVQMAHPMHIHLVQFQIIDRQMNPSGATNYESVRYGFVDSGWKDTFMLMPGERVRLLLRFEDFTGKFVYHCHNLEHEDMGMMRNFQVS, encoded by the coding sequence ATGAAGAGACGCGATTTTGTTAAGTTGACTGGTGCGGCAGGTGCGGCGTTGTTCAGCGGTCGACCGACCTTTGGCTCGCTGGCGGGGCGAACGGCCGTGGTGCCGGATGTCATCATCAATCTTCGTGCGGTTGTATCCACCGTAAGCCTGCTGCCGGGGACTCCCACATCGGTCTGGAGATATGAGGGCGAGGTCGTGCAGGGAACACCACAGAATCTGCAGCCGATCCCAGGCTCTTTTCTCGGGCCAACGATCCGTGTGCATCGCGGGCAGAGGATCAGGATCAACTTTACTAACTACCTGCCCGAGATGACGCTGATGCATTGGCACGGGCTGCATGTGCCGGAGGAGATGGACGCACATCCGCGGTTCACGGTCGAGCCCGGAGCGAGTTACGTCTATGAGTTCACCGTGATGAACCGGGCAGGCACGTACTGGTATCACCCGCATCCTGACATGCGCACCGCCGTCCAGGTCTATCGCGGCCTAGCCGGGCTCTTTATCGTCACCGATGACGAAGAACAGGCTCTCGGGCTGCCGTCGGGCGAGGCCGAAATACCGATCGTGCTGCAGGACCGCCTCTTTGCCCAGGACAATCAGTTTGTGTATCAGCCGATAACGATGGTCGGGTTTCTTGGCGATCGCGTACTTGCAAATGGAAACATGGCTCGTTCGGTAGATGTGGCGAGCCGAGCGTACCGGCTTCGTTTTCTTAACGGGTCAAATTCGCGTTTCTACAAACTTGCCTGGAGCGACGGAACGCCGATGACAGTGATCGCATCTGACGGCGGCCTGCTCGAAGCGCCGGTCGAGCGGCCCTATCTTATCCTCTCGCCCGGGGAAAGATATGAGGTCATCGCAGATTTCAGAAACTTTCCACTCCGGCGAAACCGTCGACTGGTCAGCCAGGCATTCTCACCGATGGGAAATATGGGAAACGGCGGAGCCGCGCTGCCGAATGGTGCAGCCTTTCCAATAATGTCGTTTCGCGTCCGGCGTCGCGTCGCGGACAACTTCGTGCTGCCGCCGACGCTGTCCGCGATCACCCGCTACCGTCTCAAGGACGCCGTCAATGCCGCAGATCCGAGAACATTTCCAATCACGTTCCATCCGGGCATGTTCATGCTTAACGGCGGGATGTTTGAGATGAATGAGGTCGCGGCGAATGAGAATGTGGCGCTGAATACGCTTGAGGTATGGGACATCCCAAACCAGTCGGGGACGGTGCAGATGGCCCATCCGATGCACATTCATCTCGTGCAGTTCCAGATAATCGACCGTCAGATGAATCCATCGGGGGCGACGAACTACGAAAGCGTTAGGTATGGATTTGTGGATTCCGGATGGAAGGACACGTTCATGCTTATGCCGGGTGAACGTGTTCGCTTGCTGCTCAGGTTCGAGGACTTTACGGGCAAGTTCGTCTATCATTGCCACAATCTGGAGCACGAGGATATGGGAATGATGCGCAATTTCCAGGTTAGCTGA
- a CDS encoding MBL fold metallo-hydrolase has product MQFKQFYLGCLSHASYYVGSEGEAAVIDPQRDVEQYIAEAEGHGQKIKYVIETHSHADFVSGHIELAARTGAEIVYGQRANTQFPTLKVKDGDELWVGSVKLRFLETPGHTPEGITIIAEEGSAEHENVLAVSSDADKSVGAPKVFTGDTLFIGDVGRPDLVGSKGFTAEQMAGMLYDSLHEKILLLPDNSEVYPAHGAGSLCGKNMSKDTWSTLGEQRRTNYALQPMTKDEFVKLVSADQPEVPMYFPRSAAKNLEGAVPLDEIAKPKALSADELRAFDGVVIDVRTNTEYGAGHVPNSINIGLGGQFASWAGTLIPIGTRIAIVANGADQVDEAVMRLARVGHEAVGGYQFISDYTGERKVVEQVAVDEVAELTKTEKYLQFVDVRRPAEHDAGHAHRSRNIPLDKLASEIDQLDPAVPSYVICQGGYRSSIGCGILENAGFKKVSNVTGGTAAWIEAGLETEVNAVACASTKPA; this is encoded by the coding sequence ATGCAGTTCAAACAATTCTATCTGGGATGTCTTTCACATGCCTCGTATTACGTCGGCTCCGAGGGTGAGGCGGCGGTGATCGATCCTCAGCGGGATGTCGAACAATACATCGCCGAGGCTGAGGGCCACGGACAGAAGATCAAATATGTGATCGAGACGCACAGCCACGCGGATTTTGTCAGTGGACATATCGAGCTGGCCGCACGGACGGGGGCGGAGATCGTGTATGGGCAACGAGCTAATACACAGTTTCCTACGCTTAAGGTCAAGGATGGCGACGAGTTGTGGGTTGGCAGCGTGAAGCTAAGGTTCCTCGAAACGCCGGGCCACACGCCTGAGGGAATCACGATCATTGCCGAAGAAGGGAGTGCGGAGCACGAAAACGTTCTCGCCGTAAGCAGCGATGCCGACAAGAGTGTCGGCGCTCCGAAGGTGTTCACCGGCGATACGTTGTTTATTGGTGACGTCGGACGCCCTGATCTCGTTGGATCTAAAGGATTTACGGCCGAGCAGATGGCCGGGATGCTTTACGACTCGCTGCATGAAAAAATTTTGCTGCTGCCCGACAATTCGGAAGTTTATCCGGCGCACGGGGCGGGAAGCTTGTGCGGCAAGAACATGTCGAAAGATACTTGGTCAACTTTGGGCGAGCAGCGGCGAACAAATTACGCATTGCAGCCAATGACGAAGGACGAGTTCGTCAAGCTCGTGTCGGCCGATCAACCTGAAGTGCCGATGTATTTTCCCCGAAGTGCGGCAAAGAACCTCGAGGGAGCTGTCCCGCTCGATGAGATCGCAAAGCCGAAGGCGTTGTCGGCGGACGAACTGCGTGCTTTTGACGGTGTAGTTATCGATGTCCGAACGAATACTGAATACGGAGCAGGGCACGTTCCGAATTCGATCAATATCGGTCTTGGCGGGCAGTTTGCCTCGTGGGCGGGCACTCTGATACCGATCGGCACGCGGATCGCGATCGTTGCCAATGGTGCGGATCAGGTCGATGAGGCTGTCATGCGACTGGCCCGCGTTGGACATGAAGCGGTCGGCGGATATCAATTTATCAGCGACTACACCGGCGAGAGAAAAGTGGTCGAGCAGGTCGCGGTTGACGAGGTCGCAGAACTGACGAAGACGGAGAAGTATCTGCAGTTTGTCGATGTTCGCCGTCCCGCGGAGCACGACGCGGGGCATGCACATCGGTCGCGAAATATTCCGCTCGACAAACTTGCCTCAGAGATCGATCAACTTGATCCTGCAGTGCCGAGTTACGTGATTTGCCAGGGCGGCTACCGATCGTCGATCGGCTGCGGTATTCTGGAAAATGCCGGTTTCAAGAAGGTCTCTAACGTCACGGGCGGAACGGCAGCATGGATAGAGGCCGGGCTCGAAACCGAGGTGAACGCGGTCGCGTGCGCCAGCACGAAACCGGCATAG